One Clupea harengus chromosome 12, Ch_v2.0.2, whole genome shotgun sequence DNA segment encodes these proteins:
- the macir gene encoding macrophage immunometabolism regulator, with the protein MSLKMEMDVSGVSRAPISVLPAAAAEEVKATLRPEAERPRCSSTPCSPIKSTVSGYQILHMNANYLVGFTTGEELLKLAHKWSDAGPENPTTPEALPASPLRRPLDVGLHRASRIYKAKSRYYQPYDIPAVNGRRRRRMPSSGDSYLRPTGSGGAGTGAGEPSKALHGPLPLCLLKGKRAQSKSLDYLNLDKMNLREPAADTEVLQYQLQHLTLRGERVFTRNKT; encoded by the coding sequence ATGTCTTTAAAGATGGAGATGGATGTCAGTGGCGTGTCCAGGGCACCCATATCTGTTCTACCTGCTGCTGCGGCGGAGGAGGTGAAGGCCACGCTGAGGCCCGAGGCGGAGCGTCCGCGCTGCTCCAGCACCCCCTGCTCGCCCATCAAAAGTACTGTCTCAGGGTACCAGATCCTGCACATGAACGCCAACTACCTGGTGGGCTTCACCACCGGCGAGGAACTGCTCAAGTTGGCCCACAAGTGGTCCGACGCCGGCCCAGAGAACCCCACCACCCCCGAGGCCTTGCCGGCGAGCCCTTTGCGGAGGCCGCTGGATGTGGGCCTGCATCGGGCCTCGCGCATCTACAAAGCCAAGAGCCGCTACTACCAGCCGTACGACATCCCCGCTGTCAACGGGCGCCGGCGGAGACGCATGCCCAGCTCAGGGGACAGCTACCTCAGGCCGACAGGCTCCGGGGGGGCCGGGACGGGCGCCGGCGAGCCCAGCAAGGCCCTGCACGGGCCCCTGCCTCTGTGCCTGCTCAAGGGCAAGAGGGCACAGTCCAAGTCCCTGGACTACCTCAACCTGGACAAGATGAACCTAAGGGAGCCGGCCGCGGACACTGAGGTGCTGCAGTACCAGCTCCAGCACCTCACCCTGCGCGGGGAGCGTGTCTTCACCCGCAACAAGACATGA